The Bacillus zhangzhouensis region GTCGATCCAGAGGCAGGGAGCCAGCCCGCGAACCTTGTTTATTTAAGTACCCTGCATCAGCGTACGAAAAGCTATGCTCAAACGTTCTTTTCAGACTGGATGATCTTATCAGCGAAGCACGGATTCTTAAAGGCAGATGATATCATACATGAAAATTATGATGTGGCTTTTGGTACACCGCATGCTGAACAGATGACACGAGAAGAACTAAGCCGACAATTTCATCAAAAACATCTTTTTACATATGATGAACTGGTGGTACTAGGTGGGAAGAAATATCGAAAAGTGATCGACCCTTTATTACATCCTCGTCAAAAAGCAAATTATCCGCTGGCCCCATATAAAGGAATTGGCTACATGCTTCAGGCGTTACATCAAGCCGTGGAGACAAAAATAGAACTTCCGCCGCATATTTAACCACATTCACATCTACCGATAAGCAGGGTTTTGATCATTAAAGAGAGAATAATTGAAATAGCGATGCTGTTGTTTCATATCTTTTCAGAGCCACTAGGATGCCCGTATCGCTCGGGTGAAGTGGCTCAATGAAAAAGGGAGGTGTTGAACATGACAACCATCTATTTAGCTGGTGATTCGACCGTTTCATCTTACCCAGATCGTCCTGTTCAAGGAGGATGGGGCGAGTTTTTACACCGCTATACAGCGCACGGTGTTCACGTTGAGAACCGTGCAATTGGTGGTAGAAGCTCAAAAACATTCATTGAAGAAGGACGCCTTGATGACATATTGGCTGACATTCAGCCAGGAGACTGGCTTTTCACACAAATGGGGCACAATGATGCTTCCAAGGAGAAACCTGAGCGGCATACAGATCCTTTCACAACGTATAAAAGCTGTCTGTCTCAATATCTTCATGGAGCAAGAGCAAAAGGTGCAACACCACTTTTACTCACCCCAGTCGGCCGTTTTCATGAAAAAGACGGAGAATTTATCAATGATTTTCCTGATTACTGTGCCGCTATGAAAGAATTAGCCGATGAAGAAGAAGTTCTTCTCGTTGATTTAAATACCGCAAGTCTTCAGTTTTATCAAATTTCCGGCATAGAAAAAACGACCTCTTACTTTATGCTGTCAACAGGAATTGAGGATCGCACACACTTTACAAAAGAAGGCGCAGATGCGATTGCAAGACTTGTTTCTCTTGAATTAAAAGACCTTGGTTTAACCATCGTGTGATGGATGGCAGGACGAGTGAGCACTCGTCCTGTTCTTTTTGCAGAAAGATATTGATTCTCTTCACTAGAGTAGACTACAATAGGTATATATGATAATGAGAATCAATATCACTGAAAAATAGATCATTCGATGAAAAACTGGAGGGACTCAAATGACAGATCAGCTTGAATTGTTTGACGTCACCATTATTGGCGGCGGTCCAGCAGGCATGTACACCGCCTTTTATAGTGGGATGCGGGACTTAAAGACGAAGGTACTTGAGTACAACGAAAGTCTTGGCGGAAAAATCCTACTGTATCCTGAAAAGGTCATTTGGGATGTAGGCGGTTTGCCGCCAACAAGAGGAGAACAGCTGATAAAGCAGCTGGAAACACAGGCGAAAACATTTGAACCAGAGATAGCACTGAATCAAAAAATCACGTCATTCGAGCGAGATGAACATAATCATATCCTGCTGACGGCTGAAAATGGTGATCGTCATTTGACAAAGACCCTCATATTAGCGATGGGTCACGGCATTCCAGTTCAGCGGAAACTTGAAATCGAGCATGCAGACCGCTACGAAGTGACAAACCTTTATTACACTGTCCAGGAGCTCAAGACATTTGCAGGGAAGCGGGTGGTTATTTCTGGAGGCGGCGACTCAGCGGTTGACTGGGCCAATGCCCTTGCACCGATTGCTGAAAGTGTCACCGTCGTGCATCGCCGTGACATGTTTGGCGGACATGAGAAAAACGTTGCCAGCATGAAGGCATCTTGCAAACGAATTTTAACCCCGCATGAACTGACAGAGCTGCATGGCCAAGGCGACAAAATTGATGCTGTCACCATTCAAAACATAGAAACAGGTGAAAAAGAACGAATCGAAACAGATGCTGTGATCGTCAATCACGGGATGAAAGGCGATTTAAGCGTTCTATCCGAATGGGGTCTCAAGCAAGGTGAATGGGGACTGATTGAGGTCAATGAAAAAATGGAAACCAATTTACCGGGTGTCTATGCGGTAGGCGACTTGTGTACACATAAAAGCAAGGTCCGCTTAATTGCTGGTACGTTTGTTGATGGAGTCAATGCACTGAATAGCGCAAAGCTTTACATCGAACCAGAAGCCGAAAAAGTGGCGTACGTTTCCTCTCATAATGAACGCTTTAAGGAGAAAAACAAAGAATTACAAACAGCTGGAGCTCGTTAAATTCTTAAAATAACATATAAAAAGTGCTGCCTGCATGTGGGCAGCACTTTTTATATGGGTTCATTAACTGCGAGGCGCAAATAACATCACACTGACTCCAGCCAAACAGATCAAAGCACCCATCCAGTCATATAGATCAGGTGTTTTTCGATCGACCCACCAGCCCCAAAACACAGCAAGAATGACAAAAACACCGCCATAGGCAGCATAAATCCGTCCGAAAGTCGGGAACTGCTGAAAGGTAGGAATGATGCCATATGCAACCAAGATGAGGCTGCCGGCGATCCCGAAGCTGACAGGTTTTGCTTCACGCAGCCAAAGCCATACCAAATAGCCGCCGCCAATTTCTGCTAAACCTGCTAATAAAAAAAGAACAATCGACACCATCATATACGGACACTCCAATTTCTCCAATTTACACCTTATTATGACATGAGGAAAGAATGCGTTCTACAATGTTGTCCTTTTCTCGCCATAAAAATCCCCTCCAAGTATAGTGTGACAGCCAGATATGTTCTTGGGCTTTTTACACTGTCTACTTAGAGGGATCATATCAAAGTGGCCGTCTTTTTTCCTTTTCATGTTTAGCCGCGTTCAGGACGCAGTGCTTTTTCTAAGATAGCAAGGCCTTCATTGACTTTTTCTTTTTCCTCATCATTGAGCCGTTGCAGAGAATTTTTGATTTTTTCGTGTCCTTTTTGATAAATACTTCTGAAAATATTTTTCGCTTCCTCTGTCAGCTCTACGACAATGATTCTCCGGTCACGCTCAGAGTGCTTTCGCACGACAAAGTTAGATTGTTCTAACCGGTCAAGCAGACCTGTCATATTGGACAAAGAAGCGCCCATTTTTTCAGCGATTTCGGATACTTTGAGAGAACCATGGTTATTGAGCAGCATGAGCACCTTCATTTGAGGCATACTCATATCAAGCTTCATCCATTCAGAAACATCTCCAAGACCTGCAGCTGTGAGCACTTTCATATAAAGAACCCATGTCTTTTTTTCCTCTGGAGATAGAATCTCTTCTTTTAATACGGTGGTGTCATGAATATTATATTCCACGCTTGTTCACTTCCTTTAAGCGGCTCTTTTCTTTATATTACTGATTTTTACTTCTAATTGAAAGGTTCTTCAAGCTTTTGAATGTTAAACTGCATGAATCAAGTGGTATTTGTTGTATAATAATGTTCAGTTGAAATAAATGAAGCAGCCTAGAAAGTTGGGAAAAACATGTGGAACAAAAAAACGGGTATAACGATCTTAAAAATGCTTTTTCCGATCGTGATTATCCTTGTCTTGATCTTTGTCGCGAAGCAGGAGCTGACGGGACTTTCCATTAAAAAGACGTTTTATATTATTGACAGCTTGAACCGAATGGATTTGTTTATTCTTGTCTTTCTTGGACTTGTCGCGGTTTTATCGATGTCCTTATATGATTTTATTTTACGAAAAAGCCTTGATATGCCCATCAGCGGATGGAAAACGATACGCATTTCCTGGATTGCAAACTCCTTTAACAGTGTTCTTGGATTTGGCGGTCTATCAGGAGCGGGACTTAGAACGCTTCTCTATAAGGAGTACATAACAGATACGAAAAAACTGCTGAAAGGCATTGCCCTTTTGACTTCCTCTGTCCTTTTGGGCTTATCTATTTTCAGTGATCTGATCTTGGTCAGGGTGCTTCCTGTTGAAAGTATTATCAGCCAGGAGCCGTGGCTATGGGCATTTGTCATTATCTTTTCCTGTATTGTACCGATATATATTGTCATGGCATCCGTTCGAAAAAGCTCAAATGAGAATGGACTGAAGCATCCAATTTACGCTTATATCGGTGCATCGTTTTTAGAATGGTTGGCAGCTGGACTTGTCATGTACATGGCTGTCGTTTCTATGGGGATGAATGTCGATGTCCGAATTGTATTAGGTGTATTTGCGATTGCGTCAATCGGCGGTTTAATCAGTATGGTTCCGGGCGGATTTGGTTCGTTTGACCTCATCTTTTTACTGAGCATGCAGTACATTGGTTTTGATAAAGAGATGGTGCTGACGGCGCTCGTATTGTACCGTTTCGTGTACTCAATCTTCCCGTTTATCCTAGGGCTTTGTCTAGCTGCTTACGATTTAACGGGAACGACGCTTAGACGTCTTGAAGGCAATCCGAAAATGGCATCTGCTATTGAAACAACGAACGTTTTAATTGTTTTACACCGTGCTTTATTAATCCGGTTATTGTACGGATCGTTATCCATTTTAACCTTTGGAAGCGGCTTGCTTATCATGGCGTCTGTTGTGTTTCCAGTCGATCGATTAGGTGTGATTACCAGCATTCCGCGCTTTCTGTTATCGGGATTTAATGGTCTTTCTTTAATGTTCGGAATCATTCTGATGATTTTGTCTATTGAAGTGTATAAAAGAACGAAAAGATCGTACGTGCTGACAATGATCTCCTTAGCAGGGGGTTTTGTGTTTACTTTGTTAAAGGGGTTTAACCTCAGTCTGATCTTTTTTTTGCCAGTCATCATGGCTGTGTTTTTCTCTCTTCGAAATCAATTTGTGAAGCAGCAGGCACCTTATTCCTTGTATCAGTTTGTGACAGCTGCCGCTGGTTATTTACTCGTGCTGTTCAACTATAATGTCATTGGCAACTTTATTTGGACAAAAATCGGGCATTTCTTGAGTAAGGATTACTTGGTGCATAATGAACGGCATATCACGATGACAAGCATGATTGCTCTCATCGGTGTACCGCTTTTCTTCTTCATTAGTAAATTGATTTTTAATAAGAAAGCATTTCCGATTGGAGAAAAAGCAGATGAGGAAAAATTAAAAACATTTTTAGAAGAAAAGGGCGGAAATGCCCTCAGTCATCTTGGCTTTTTAGGTGACAAAAAACTATTTTTCTCAAGTGATGGAGAAGCGATGCTTCAGTTTGGACAAATTGGCCGCTGCGTCATTGTGCTCGGTGATCCATCTGGACGTGAGTCATCTTATCCGCTTGTACTTGAAGAGTTTTTACAGGAGACAGAAAAAGCCGGATACCGCGTCGCTTTTTATCAAGTAGAACGAGAAGGGATGGCTCTCTATCATGACTTAGGCTTTCACTTCTTTAAGCTTGGGGAAGAAGCCATGGTCGATTTAGAAACGTTTTCTCTGTCAGGCAAGAAAAAATCAAATTTACGAGCTGTGGCGAATAAGTTTGAACGAGAAGGCTACACCTTTGACATGCTGGAACCGCCCTTTTCAAATGAGTTGATATCAACCTTAAAACAGATCTCTGACAGCTGGCTCGGGAAGAAAAAAGAAAAAGGGTTTTCGCTCGGTTATTTTCAAAAAGACTATCTTCAAAAAGCGCCTATTGCGATTCTAAAGGATGAACAAGGGCAAATCATTTCTTTTGTATCATTGATGCCGATGTATCAAGAAGGGGAGATTTCCATTGATTTAATGCGTCATATGCATGATGCACCGAACGGGATAATGGATGCGCTGTTTATCCACCTGTTTCAATGGGCGAAAGAAAAAGGCTACAAATCGTTTAACATGGGAATGGCACCTTTATCGAATGTAGGGACGTTCCATCAGTCCTTTCTCACGGAGCGTTTGGCGAGTGTCATTTTCAACAATGTCAGATATATGTACAGCTTCAGCGGATTACGGTCGTTTAAACAAAAATATAAGCCTGAATGGCGCGGGAAATATTTAGCGTATAAAAAGAATACGTCACTGCCTGTCACAATGGTGCTTGTCACCAAACTGATCGGGATGGACCCAAATCGAAACCAGCATCCATAAACCAAAAGACCTTTACCTTTCACTAGGTGAAGGTTTTTTTAGACAAAAGAATAGCAAAAGTGGTAAAGTTGAAGGATAAGGGGGATGTTCATATGACATTAAATGAATGGTTTACAAAGGGATTATCTGAACGTACATATGTACACAGCATGGAGAAAAACCGGGAAAATCTGCTCACGGTGTACAACCAGTACGCAATTCATCAAAAAGAAAAAGAGCTGCTTCAAAAGCTGCAAAAGAAAAAACTCAGAGCGCTTGTCATCACAGCGGATTGGTGCGGAGATGCGATGGTCAATGTCCCAATTTTCATGCGGATTGCAAATGAAGCACTCATTGATGCACGCTATTTCATTCGAGATGAGCATCTAGACCTGATGGATCAGTATTTAACGAACGGGACCGCAAGATCGATTCCGATTATCGTCATCATTGATCAGGACGGGAATGAAGTGGGGAAATGGGGACCTCGCTCAGCAGAAGCACAGCGCTTTGTCGACGAGAAAAAACCGGACAAAGATGCACCTGATTATGAAGAAGCTTTTCAAGTATTTGCGAAAGAAGCCGCACATCAC contains the following coding sequences:
- a CDS encoding rhamnogalacturonan acetylesterase, producing MTTIYLAGDSTVSSYPDRPVQGGWGEFLHRYTAHGVHVENRAIGGRSSKTFIEEGRLDDILADIQPGDWLFTQMGHNDASKEKPERHTDPFTTYKSCLSQYLHGARAKGATPLLLTPVGRFHEKDGEFINDFPDYCAAMKELADEEEVLLVDLNTASLQFYQISGIEKTTSYFMLSTGIEDRTHFTKEGADAIARLVSLELKDLGLTIV
- a CDS encoding NAD(P)/FAD-dependent oxidoreductase yields the protein MTDQLELFDVTIIGGGPAGMYTAFYSGMRDLKTKVLEYNESLGGKILLYPEKVIWDVGGLPPTRGEQLIKQLETQAKTFEPEIALNQKITSFERDEHNHILLTAENGDRHLTKTLILAMGHGIPVQRKLEIEHADRYEVTNLYYTVQELKTFAGKRVVISGGGDSAVDWANALAPIAESVTVVHRRDMFGGHEKNVASMKASCKRILTPHELTELHGQGDKIDAVTIQNIETGEKERIETDAVIVNHGMKGDLSVLSEWGLKQGEWGLIEVNEKMETNLPGVYAVGDLCTHKSKVRLIAGTFVDGVNALNSAKLYIEPEAEKVAYVSSHNERFKEKNKELQTAGAR
- a CDS encoding YnfA family protein — protein: MMVSIVLFLLAGLAEIGGGYLVWLWLREAKPVSFGIAGSLILVAYGIIPTFQQFPTFGRIYAAYGGVFVILAVFWGWWVDRKTPDLYDWMGALICLAGVSVMLFAPRS
- a CDS encoding MarR family transcriptional regulator, which encodes MEYNIHDTTVLKEEILSPEEKKTWVLYMKVLTAAGLGDVSEWMKLDMSMPQMKVLMLLNNHGSLKVSEIAEKMGASLSNMTGLLDRLEQSNFVVRKHSERDRRIIVVELTEEAKNIFRSIYQKGHEKIKNSLQRLNDEEKEKVNEGLAILEKALRPERG
- the mprF gene encoding bifunctional lysylphosphatidylglycerol flippase/synthetase MprF, with translation MWNKKTGITILKMLFPIVIILVLIFVAKQELTGLSIKKTFYIIDSLNRMDLFILVFLGLVAVLSMSLYDFILRKSLDMPISGWKTIRISWIANSFNSVLGFGGLSGAGLRTLLYKEYITDTKKLLKGIALLTSSVLLGLSIFSDLILVRVLPVESIISQEPWLWAFVIIFSCIVPIYIVMASVRKSSNENGLKHPIYAYIGASFLEWLAAGLVMYMAVVSMGMNVDVRIVLGVFAIASIGGLISMVPGGFGSFDLIFLLSMQYIGFDKEMVLTALVLYRFVYSIFPFILGLCLAAYDLTGTTLRRLEGNPKMASAIETTNVLIVLHRALLIRLLYGSLSILTFGSGLLIMASVVFPVDRLGVITSIPRFLLSGFNGLSLMFGIILMILSIEVYKRTKRSYVLTMISLAGGFVFTLLKGFNLSLIFFLPVIMAVFFSLRNQFVKQQAPYSLYQFVTAAAGYLLVLFNYNVIGNFIWTKIGHFLSKDYLVHNERHITMTSMIALIGVPLFFFISKLIFNKKAFPIGEKADEEKLKTFLEEKGGNALSHLGFLGDKKLFFSSDGEAMLQFGQIGRCVIVLGDPSGRESSYPLVLEEFLQETEKAGYRVAFYQVEREGMALYHDLGFHFFKLGEEAMVDLETFSLSGKKKSNLRAVANKFEREGYTFDMLEPPFSNELISTLKQISDSWLGKKKEKGFSLGYFQKDYLQKAPIAILKDEQGQIISFVSLMPMYQEGEISIDLMRHMHDAPNGIMDALFIHLFQWAKEKGYKSFNMGMAPLSNVGTFHQSFLTERLASVIFNNVRYMYSFSGLRSFKQKYKPEWRGKYLAYKKNTSLPVTMVLVTKLIGMDPNRNQHP
- a CDS encoding thioredoxin family protein, whose product is MTLNEWFTKGLSERTYVHSMEKNRENLLTVYNQYAIHQKEKELLQKLQKKKLRALVITADWCGDAMVNVPIFMRIANEALIDARYFIRDEHLDLMDQYLTNGTARSIPIIVIIDQDGNEVGKWGPRSAEAQRFVDEKKPDKDAPDYEEAFQVFAKEAAHHYTTDRYLWKDIEKEIVEVLAKI